One window of Solwaraspora sp. WMMA2056 genomic DNA carries:
- a CDS encoding CRISPR-associated endonuclease Cas2: MQPSWWTVTFDLPDDRDRRQLTTLLRRHGVRVLYSVFTIHIGDAHLDRLLAASAERFTGGGHLLALPSCPDCETAGYGVPLEVLPEQGWAGW, encoded by the coding sequence ATGCAGCCCAGCTGGTGGACCGTCACCTTCGACCTGCCCGACGACCGCGACCGCCGGCAGCTGACGACGCTGCTGCGCCGCCACGGCGTACGGGTGCTGTACAGCGTCTTCACCATCCACATCGGTGACGCACACCTGGACCGGCTGCTCGCCGCCAGCGCCGAACGGTTCACCGGCGGCGGGCACCTGCTGGCCCTGCCGTCCTGCCCGGACTGCGAAACCGCCGGGTACGGCGTACCGCTGGAGGTCCTCCCCGAGCAGGGCTGGGCCGGCTGGTGA
- the cas1 gene encoding CRISPR-associated endonuclease Cas1 — MIGKAFHVIGPDCVLGRRDGRLVVHRDGVLRASAPLTMVGEVVTTGRVTVTPHAMHSMLAHDIPLILLSRNGRPLGRLEPPTAGHIAARVRQLDRHRDPAARLDLARAVIPAKIANQATLLRRRAKRSDDPATVWAAVTRLAEFEQAASAATDLAQLIGIEGAAAGAYFRAIRVMTPAEYGFAARDRSRRDVINALINYCSALLRETVHGAVLAAGLDPYLSFLHTPSRGRPTLAFDLMEEWRPALLESTVLAMLGLRTVTDADFDGTHLTPGATSALISRYQARLAMPAREWPAPADQPTYHQLVRRQALRLRGWLLDEQARYRPFRWR; from the coding sequence ATGATCGGCAAGGCGTTCCACGTGATCGGCCCGGACTGCGTCCTCGGCCGGCGCGACGGTCGGCTCGTCGTGCACCGTGACGGTGTGCTGCGTGCCTCCGCGCCGCTGACCATGGTCGGCGAGGTCGTCACCACCGGCCGGGTGACCGTCACCCCGCACGCGATGCACAGCATGCTCGCCCACGACATCCCGTTGATCCTGCTCAGCCGCAACGGCCGACCGCTGGGTCGGCTCGAACCGCCCACCGCCGGGCACATCGCCGCCCGGGTGCGCCAACTCGACCGGCACCGCGACCCGGCCGCCCGGCTCGACCTGGCCCGCGCCGTCATCCCCGCCAAGATCGCCAACCAGGCGACGCTGCTGCGCCGCCGCGCGAAACGCAGCGACGACCCGGCGACGGTGTGGGCGGCGGTCACCCGGCTCGCCGAGTTCGAGCAGGCCGCCAGCGCCGCGACCGATCTGGCACAATTGATCGGCATCGAAGGCGCGGCGGCCGGCGCGTACTTCCGCGCCATCCGGGTGATGACCCCGGCCGAGTACGGCTTCGCCGCCCGCGACCGCAGCCGCCGCGACGTGATCAACGCACTGATCAACTACTGTTCGGCGCTGCTGCGGGAAACCGTGCACGGGGCGGTCCTCGCCGCCGGGCTCGACCCGTACCTGTCGTTCCTGCACACTCCGAGCCGGGGCCGGCCCACGCTCGCCTTCGACCTGATGGAGGAGTGGCGGCCGGCGCTGCTGGAGAGCACCGTACTGGCGATGCTCGGCCTGCGTACCGTGACCGACGCCGACTTCGACGGCACCCACCTGACACCCGGCGCGACGTCCGCGCTGATCTCGCGGTATCAGGCCCGGCTGGCCATGCCGGCCCGCGAATGGCCGGCCCCCGCCGACCAGCCGACCTACCACCAACTGGTACGCCGCCAGGCGTTGCGGCTGCGCGGCTGGCTGCTCGACGAGCAGGCGCGGTACCGGCCGTTCCGCTGGAGGTGA
- a CDS encoding E2/UBC family protein, with product MLIVPPATYPETAPDGFFLGDHLRRRDGRALVQPAHYFSAYKNRYAELGYRWYCLEDPERNWDPRFDSLVSYVEAIRTYLGTVD from the coding sequence GTGCTGATCGTGCCGCCGGCCACCTACCCGGAGACCGCACCGGACGGCTTCTTCCTCGGCGACCACCTGCGCCGCCGCGACGGCCGCGCGCTCGTGCAACCCGCCCACTATTTCTCGGCCTACAAGAACCGATACGCCGAGCTGGGCTACCGCTGGTACTGCCTGGAAGACCCGGAACGCAACTGGGATCCGCGCTTCGACTCGCTGGTCAGCTACGTCGAAGCGATCCGCACCTACCTCGGCACGGTCGACTGA
- a CDS encoding CRISPR-associated endonuclease Cas2: protein MNRPVLVVYDIVNDRRRAEVRARLGPIADRFQYSGWLVPPEVNLTAARVVADLAAVAGPADRIHGHAPCPGCARRARWLPVRQPHRLTRQPGWTAH, encoded by the coding sequence GTGAACCGGCCGGTGCTCGTCGTCTACGACATCGTGAACGACCGCCGCCGCGCCGAGGTACGCGCCCGGCTCGGCCCGATCGCCGACCGCTTCCAGTACAGCGGGTGGCTGGTGCCACCGGAGGTCAATCTGACCGCGGCCCGGGTCGTCGCCGACCTGGCCGCGGTCGCCGGCCCGGCGGACCGGATCCACGGCCACGCCCCGTGCCCCGGCTGCGCCCGCCGGGCCAGGTGGCTGCCGGTCCGCCAGCCACACCGCCTCACTCGCCAACCCGGCTGGACCGCCCACTGA
- a CDS encoding reverse transcriptase domain-containing protein: protein MSDQPTLWAAWSRVAAGTALAGADGVTVAEFAHHLGPRLESLSTLLRSGEYTPQPLRLMSVNRGGERRDRGIPTVADRVAQRAFLHVAGDRWETRRAEVSFAYQRGRSWVDALTMALAYRDKGLRYVVRADIADFFASVDHKLLHEMVSGSLADPAVSRIVRGWFTAPMLTAAGLRTRGRGVPEGAPISPTLANLYLREFDARVDGRHGRLVRYADDLALFCLDLDAAVNGARQIGAELAALNLRLHPGKTQITTFDAGFSMLGWVFDGEHGRPEQPNADWTHPLLNTPQRGKLPASNGSRR from the coding sequence ATGTCTGACCAGCCGACGTTGTGGGCCGCGTGGTCGCGGGTCGCCGCCGGCACCGCACTCGCCGGAGCGGACGGCGTGACCGTCGCCGAGTTCGCCCACCACCTCGGCCCACGACTGGAGTCGCTGTCCACGCTGCTGCGCAGTGGCGAATACACCCCGCAACCCCTTCGACTGATGTCCGTCAACCGTGGTGGCGAGCGCCGCGACCGGGGCATTCCGACCGTCGCCGACCGGGTCGCCCAGCGCGCTTTCCTGCACGTCGCCGGCGACCGGTGGGAGACCCGCCGCGCCGAGGTCAGTTTCGCGTACCAGCGGGGTCGTTCCTGGGTGGATGCGTTGACGATGGCTCTCGCGTACCGGGACAAGGGGTTGCGCTATGTGGTCCGCGCGGACATCGCCGATTTCTTCGCCAGCGTCGACCACAAGCTCCTCCACGAGATGGTCAGCGGCAGTCTCGCTGACCCGGCGGTCAGCCGGATCGTACGCGGCTGGTTCACCGCGCCGATGCTGACCGCCGCCGGTCTGCGTACCCGGGGTCGGGGTGTTCCCGAAGGCGCGCCGATCAGTCCAACCCTGGCCAATCTCTACCTGCGTGAATTCGACGCCCGGGTCGACGGCCGGCACGGCCGGCTGGTGCGTTACGCCGACGACCTGGCGCTGTTCTGCCTCGACCTCGACGCGGCGGTCAACGGTGCCCGGCAGATCGGCGCCGAGCTGGCCGCGCTCAACCTGCGGCTGCACCCGGGCAAGACGCAGATCACCACGTTCGACGCCGGGTTCAGCATGCTCGGCTGGGTGTTCGACGGCGAACACGGCCGGCCCGAGCAGCCCAACGCGGACTGGACCCACCCGCTGCTCAACACTCCGCAGCGGGGCAAGCTGCCGGCCAGCAACGGGAGCCGGCGATGA
- a CDS encoding ThiF family adenylyltransferase yields MPILTTPILTAPAGGPDPQAGATGPTPADRYDRQVRAFGPQTQRRLAELTVAVVGLGGVGSQVVQSLAHLGVGGLLLVDPDTVTATNLNRLVGAKPADVARAATKVTVAARTVRTINPQVRVRGIAGSILDPVVWQQVRPAEVIVGAVDGHAPRWALNRLAVQYARCYLDVGVELGPAPRPEPPDDHNQETNSRVRLEAGGHLAVVRPGGPCLLCLSGYDPRLVDAELDPGLAAARRAAGYRVDDPAEPTPSVVFLNQIIAGYAVGELLNYVSPWRSPVRYLLVDAAANETTVLDADRDPECLACGPDSPRGLSDAAGPPSVARTTAPPAAHDAAGAPQSPNTQPSRYPSPGEPGPRNESRHHDT; encoded by the coding sequence GTGCCGATTCTGACCACGCCGATCCTGACCGCACCGGCCGGTGGGCCGGACCCGCAGGCCGGTGCCACTGGGCCGACCCCGGCGGACCGCTACGACCGGCAGGTGCGGGCGTTCGGTCCGCAGACGCAGCGCAGGCTCGCCGAGCTGACCGTCGCCGTGGTCGGTCTCGGCGGCGTCGGCAGCCAGGTCGTCCAGTCACTGGCCCACCTGGGGGTGGGCGGCCTGCTGCTGGTCGACCCGGACACGGTCACCGCCACCAACCTGAACCGTCTGGTCGGCGCCAAGCCGGCCGACGTGGCGCGGGCGGCGACCAAGGTCACCGTCGCGGCACGCACGGTCCGGACCATCAACCCGCAGGTACGGGTACGCGGCATCGCCGGCAGCATCCTCGACCCGGTCGTCTGGCAGCAGGTGCGCCCGGCCGAGGTGATCGTCGGCGCGGTCGACGGGCACGCGCCACGCTGGGCGTTGAACCGGCTGGCCGTGCAGTACGCCCGCTGCTATCTCGACGTCGGGGTCGAGCTGGGGCCGGCACCCCGCCCAGAGCCGCCCGACGACCACAACCAAGAAACCAATTCCCGGGTACGGCTGGAAGCCGGCGGGCATCTGGCGGTGGTCCGCCCCGGTGGCCCGTGCCTGCTCTGCCTGTCCGGCTACGACCCGCGTCTGGTGGATGCCGAGCTTGACCCGGGGTTGGCTGCTGCGCGCCGGGCAGCCGGATACCGGGTCGACGATCCGGCCGAGCCGACGCCCAGCGTGGTTTTCCTCAACCAGATCATCGCCGGGTACGCCGTCGGCGAGCTGCTGAACTATGTCTCGCCGTGGCGGTCACCGGTGCGGTATCTGCTGGTGGACGCGGCGGCGAACGAAACGACGGTGCTGGACGCCGACCGCGACCCGGAGTGCCTGGCCTGCGGGCCGGACTCGCCACGCGGGCTCAGCGACGCCGCCGGCCCACCGTCCGTGGCCCGGACGACCGCGCCACCAGCGGCCCACGACGCTGCCGGAGCACCGCAGAGCCCGAACACCCAGCCATCCCGATATCCGTCACCCGGCGAGCCAGGCCCTCGCAACGAGTCCCGCCACCACGACACCTGA